A part of Myxococcus landrumus genomic DNA contains:
- a CDS encoding methyl-accepting chemotaxis protein, protein MRILDRTSLRTRLTLAVALLTLCALLPLNILGRFFLADTLQEQLHATLRVEAQGLRDLVEATLVEREATVRSWSEHSILRGALLFETFDESNAVLATFKKRHPTFAGVVLFADDGRAVSASEERLLKAYAGREREVLDAAWFRAARNGTHDVSRFTQVDPFFGKAVLPLAAPLFSPISGARIGVVLGAYDWGQVGQVVAPALERSRARGQQSFALEVVDPEGLVLFDSMAGGQARAEGIVRESALNEVALRDVGDGWRFVATVDAEEVYAPLNRAERVAVGLTLLSLAVAGVGGWWLARGATRPITRLNEVVSRVVREGDLTQNVEVTTRRDEIGELAAAFAQMMEHLRESTRGLQQGTKVLGQTVAELTAAAAQQERTLTKQAAALQETQVTAQEIKQTSLMAAERSQAVLGVTARAREVGRSGEATVEASLAGFEQLHDQVGRVAQSIAALNERTSQIGGITQTVKDLADQSNMLALNAAIESVRSGEHGKGFGVVAREIRSLADQSIHSTGRVREILEDIRKSIQASVTLAEQSQGSAETGLTQVRASGDSLRELTRIIQDNASAAQQIAAAVTQQNAGVAQIFTAVTDLSRMMEESMQGLQSAQRITASLRDVAGHMESVAATYRV, encoded by the coding sequence ATGCGAATCCTCGACAGAACCTCCCTGCGCACCCGGTTGACCCTGGCGGTGGCGCTGCTCACGTTGTGTGCACTGCTGCCGCTCAACATCCTGGGCCGCTTCTTCCTCGCCGACACCCTGCAGGAGCAGCTCCACGCGACGCTGAGGGTGGAGGCCCAGGGGCTTCGAGACCTCGTCGAGGCCACGCTCGTGGAGCGCGAGGCCACGGTGCGCAGCTGGTCGGAGCACTCCATCCTCCGAGGCGCGCTGCTCTTCGAGACCTTCGACGAGAGCAACGCGGTGCTGGCCACCTTCAAGAAGCGCCACCCCACCTTCGCGGGCGTGGTGCTCTTCGCCGACGACGGGCGCGCGGTGTCCGCCAGCGAGGAGCGGCTGCTCAAGGCCTACGCGGGACGCGAGCGCGAGGTCCTCGACGCCGCGTGGTTCCGAGCCGCTCGCAATGGCACCCATGATGTCTCGCGCTTCACGCAGGTGGACCCGTTCTTCGGGAAGGCGGTGCTGCCGCTCGCGGCCCCCCTCTTCAGCCCCATCAGCGGCGCGCGGATTGGCGTGGTGCTGGGCGCGTATGACTGGGGCCAGGTGGGGCAGGTGGTGGCGCCCGCGCTGGAGCGCTCGCGAGCCCGGGGGCAGCAGAGCTTCGCCCTCGAGGTGGTGGACCCGGAGGGCCTCGTGCTCTTCGACTCGATGGCCGGCGGCCAGGCGCGCGCCGAGGGGATTGTCCGTGAGTCGGCCCTCAACGAGGTGGCGCTGCGCGACGTGGGCGATGGCTGGCGCTTCGTGGCGACGGTGGATGCGGAGGAAGTCTATGCGCCGCTGAATCGGGCCGAGCGCGTCGCCGTGGGACTCACGCTGCTGTCGCTCGCCGTGGCGGGAGTGGGGGGCTGGTGGTTGGCGCGCGGGGCCACCCGGCCCATCACCCGACTGAACGAGGTGGTGAGCCGCGTCGTGCGCGAAGGCGACCTCACGCAGAATGTGGAGGTCACCACGCGCCGCGACGAAATCGGGGAGCTGGCCGCCGCGTTCGCCCAGATGATGGAGCACCTGCGGGAGTCCACACGGGGCCTCCAGCAGGGCACCAAGGTCCTGGGCCAGACGGTGGCGGAGCTGACGGCCGCGGCGGCGCAGCAGGAGCGCACGCTGACGAAGCAGGCCGCGGCCCTCCAGGAGACGCAGGTGACGGCGCAGGAGATCAAGCAGACATCCCTGATGGCCGCCGAGCGCTCCCAGGCCGTGCTGGGGGTCACCGCGCGGGCGCGCGAAGTGGGGCGTTCCGGAGAGGCCACCGTCGAGGCCAGCCTCGCGGGCTTCGAGCAGTTGCATGACCAGGTGGGCCGCGTGGCGCAGAGCATCGCCGCCCTCAACGAGCGCACGAGCCAGATTGGCGGCATCACCCAGACAGTGAAGGACCTGGCGGACCAGTCCAACATGCTGGCCCTCAACGCCGCCATCGAGTCCGTCCGCTCCGGCGAACACGGCAAGGGCTTTGGCGTGGTGGCGCGCGAGATTCGCAGCCTGGCCGACCAGTCCATCCACTCCACGGGCCGGGTGCGCGAAATCCTGGAGGACATCCGCAAGTCCATCCAGGCCTCCGTCACCCTGGCCGAGCAGAGCCAGGGCAGCGCGGAGACGGGGCTGACACAGGTCCGCGCCAGCGGCGACAGCCTCCGGGAGCTGACCCGCATCATCCAGGACAACGCCTCCGCCGCTCAGCAGATCGCCGCCGCCGTCACCCAGCAGAATGCGGGCGTCGCCCAAATCTTCACAGCCGTGACAGATTTGTCCCGGATGATGGAAGAATCCATGCAGGGATTGCAGAGTGCCCAGCGGATTACCGCGTCCTTGCGCGATGTCGCCGGACACATGGAGTCCGTCGCGGCCACGTACCGCGTCTAG
- a CDS encoding PDC sensor domain-containing protein: MWCIGVVLTVLAGMPPDGVAQLEKVEALLPVLQRLAVDPELVRAVKAQNARGASLTSIRAEDDAWLATPALTAAKQRVLESAGARVLARHRASLGRRVAEIFAMDRRGALVGATRRTSDYWQGDEDKFRVPFNEGRVLKEKPFFDESSQAYVIQVSLPVRDGRQVIGAITVGLSLLDL, translated from the coding sequence ATGTGGTGTATCGGCGTGGTGCTCACGGTGCTCGCGGGGATGCCCCCGGACGGCGTCGCGCAGCTCGAGAAGGTGGAGGCCCTGCTGCCAGTGCTTCAACGGCTGGCGGTGGACCCGGAGCTCGTTCGCGCGGTCAAGGCGCAGAACGCGCGCGGCGCATCGCTGACGTCCATTCGCGCGGAGGATGATGCCTGGCTGGCGACGCCGGCGCTCACCGCGGCCAAGCAGCGGGTGCTCGAGTCCGCCGGTGCCCGCGTGCTGGCTCGCCATCGCGCTTCGCTCGGGCGGAGGGTCGCCGAGATTTTCGCCATGGACCGGCGGGGCGCGCTGGTGGGCGCCACCCGGCGCACGTCCGATTACTGGCAGGGGGACGAGGACAAGTTCCGGGTGCCCTTCAACGAAGGGCGCGTGCTGAAGGAGAAGCCCTTCTTCGACGAGTCCTCGCAAGCGTACGTCATCCAGGTCTCCCTTCCGGTCCGTGATGGCCGCCAGGTCATCGGCGCCATCACCGTGGGCCTCTCCCTTCTCGACCTCTGA
- a CDS encoding type 1 glutamine amidotransferase translates to MRAVVYQHEEHEGVGLLGLALTEVGFTLVHRFRSVRREDVDAELVVVMGGPMGVYEADQHPFLREELAILTERLAYERACLGICLGAQMLASAAGAEVFAGKNGFEVGVAPVRWTADGVKDPVIAGARPRTVVAHWHGDTYKAVPGATLLASTDRYSQQAFRLGASYGFQFHLELTAREMGHWLDLGAEDLRQRGKDLAELKAQLPKLESAERENVELLQRLARHFAQAVR, encoded by the coding sequence ATGCGCGCGGTGGTCTACCAGCATGAGGAGCATGAGGGTGTGGGGCTGCTGGGCCTGGCGTTGACCGAGGTGGGCTTCACCCTGGTCCACCGGTTCCGCTCCGTGCGCCGCGAGGACGTGGACGCGGAGCTGGTCGTGGTCATGGGCGGCCCGATGGGCGTCTACGAGGCGGACCAGCACCCGTTCCTCCGCGAGGAGCTCGCCATCCTCACCGAGCGGCTGGCCTACGAGCGGGCCTGTCTGGGCATCTGCCTGGGCGCGCAGATGCTCGCCAGCGCCGCGGGCGCGGAGGTCTTCGCGGGGAAGAACGGCTTCGAGGTCGGCGTCGCCCCGGTGCGCTGGACCGCCGATGGAGTGAAGGACCCGGTCATCGCGGGGGCCCGGCCCCGCACCGTCGTCGCGCATTGGCACGGGGATACGTACAAGGCCGTGCCCGGGGCCACGTTGCTCGCGTCGACGGACCGCTACTCGCAACAGGCCTTCCGCCTGGGGGCGTCGTATGGCTTCCAGTTCCACCTGGAGTTGACGGCCCGGGAGATGGGGCACTGGTTGGACCTGGGCGCGGAAGACTTGCGGCAGCGGGGCAAGGACCTCGCGGAGCTCAAGGCCCAGCTCCCCAAGCTGGAGTCCGCGGAGCGGGAGAACGTCGAGCTGCTTCAGCGGCTGGCGCGGCACTTCGCTCAAGCGGTGCGTTGA
- the tesB gene encoding acyl-CoA thioesterase II encodes MSRVLDELLELLKLESIEENLFRGKSQDLGFRQLFGGQVLGQALSAASRTAESARHVHSLHGYFLRPGDAGLPVVYTVDRVRDGGSISTRRVVAIQKGQPIFTMMASFHGDEAGYEHQAPMPDVPAPEGLPTDLELWSRQAERIPARLREKILCPKPIEIRPVEYTDPFNPKPTEPRKAVWFRADGDLPEDPQVHKYVLAYASDFNLISTALLPHAASFFQPNVIGASLDHALWFHGDLKVNDWLLYVMDSPWGGNARGLARGSIYSRDGRLVASVAQEGLLRILKDGKR; translated from the coding sequence ATGAGTCGAGTCCTGGACGAGCTGCTGGAGCTGCTCAAGCTGGAGTCCATCGAGGAGAACCTCTTTCGTGGCAAGAGCCAGGACCTGGGCTTCCGCCAGCTCTTTGGCGGACAGGTGCTGGGTCAGGCCCTGTCGGCGGCCAGTCGGACGGCGGAGTCAGCCCGGCATGTCCACTCGCTGCATGGCTACTTCCTGCGGCCCGGGGATGCGGGGCTCCCGGTCGTCTACACCGTGGACCGGGTGCGCGACGGCGGCAGCATCAGCACCCGGCGCGTGGTGGCCATCCAGAAGGGTCAGCCCATCTTCACGATGATGGCCAGCTTCCATGGCGACGAGGCCGGCTACGAGCATCAAGCCCCAATGCCGGACGTCCCCGCGCCGGAGGGGCTGCCCACGGACCTGGAGCTGTGGTCACGGCAGGCGGAGCGCATCCCCGCGCGGCTGCGGGAGAAGATTCTCTGCCCCAAGCCCATCGAAATCCGGCCCGTCGAGTACACGGACCCGTTCAACCCCAAGCCCACCGAGCCCCGGAAGGCGGTCTGGTTCCGGGCCGACGGCGACCTTCCGGAAGACCCGCAGGTCCACAAGTACGTCCTGGCCTACGCGTCGGACTTCAACCTCATCAGCACCGCGCTCCTGCCCCACGCGGCCAGCTTCTTCCAGCCGAACGTCATTGGCGCGAGCCTGGACCATGCCCTCTGGTTCCATGGGGACCTGAAGGTGAATGACTGGCTGCTCTACGTCATGGACAGCCCGTGGGGCGGCAATGCCCGGGGCCTGGCGCGAGGCTCCATCTACTCGCGCGACGGACGGCTCGTCGCCTCCGTGGCGCAGGAAGGGCTGCTGCGCATCCTCAAGGACGGCAAGCGCTAG
- a CDS encoding bile acid:sodium symporter family protein — MQSNVFTAVLIPLSLAIIMLGLGLSLTLEDFKRVILYPRAVIIGLVCQMLILPAGCALVAHAFGLAPELAVGLMLLAASPGGATANLFSHLARGDVALNITLTAVNSALTLVTLPLIVNMSLQHFMGEDRAVPMQFTKVIQVMVIVMGPVSIGMLIRSRRPDLATRLDKPIRILSAVFLALMIVGAVLQDRNNIGAYFKQVGLAALTFNLLSMAVGFVTPLLFRLPRKQAVAIGMEIGIHNGILAMTIAMSPLLLGNATMAIPPAIYSIIMYFTAAAFGFAVTRGGPAPILHEEVSR; from the coding sequence ATGCAGTCCAACGTTTTCACCGCGGTTCTGATTCCACTGTCGTTGGCCATCATCATGCTCGGCCTGGGCTTGTCTCTGACGCTCGAGGACTTCAAGCGCGTCATCCTCTACCCGCGGGCGGTGATTATCGGGCTCGTGTGCCAGATGTTGATCCTCCCCGCGGGCTGCGCGCTGGTGGCCCACGCCTTCGGGCTGGCGCCGGAGCTGGCGGTGGGGCTGATGCTGCTGGCGGCGTCACCCGGAGGCGCCACGGCGAACCTCTTCAGCCACCTGGCGCGAGGGGATGTGGCGCTCAACATCACGCTCACGGCGGTGAACAGCGCGCTGACCCTCGTCACCCTGCCCCTCATCGTCAACATGTCCCTCCAGCACTTCATGGGTGAGGACCGCGCGGTGCCCATGCAGTTCACCAAGGTGATCCAGGTCATGGTCATCGTGATGGGGCCGGTGAGCATCGGCATGCTCATCCGCTCGCGCCGCCCGGACCTGGCCACGCGGTTGGACAAGCCCATCCGGATCCTGTCCGCGGTGTTCCTGGCGTTGATGATTGTCGGCGCCGTGCTCCAGGACCGGAACAACATCGGCGCGTACTTCAAGCAGGTGGGGCTGGCCGCGCTGACGTTCAACCTGTTGAGCATGGCCGTCGGCTTCGTCACGCCGCTGCTGTTCCGGCTTCCGCGCAAGCAGGCGGTGGCCATCGGGATGGAGATCGGCATCCACAATGGAATCCTCGCGATGACCATCGCCATGAGCCCGCTGCTGCTGGGCAACGCGACCATGGCCATCCCTCCTGCCATCTACAGCATCATCATGTACTTCACGGCGGCGGCGTTCGGCTTCGCCGTCACCCGCGGCGGCCCGGCCCCCATCCTTCACGAGGAAGTGTCGAGATGA
- a CDS encoding FKBP-type peptidyl-prolyl cis-trans isomerase, whose product MKITKDSVVSIDFKLHLGDGQVIDESDAGDPLVYLQGHEQLVPGLEKALEGKVKGDAFSVVVPPEEGYGPYDDEGIEVVPRDMFPPDLKLEAGGILTAEDPDGDEVEFLVKSVNEKEVTVDYNHPLAGKTLHFDGKVTDVRAASKEELEHGHAHGPDGHHDH is encoded by the coding sequence ATGAAAATCACGAAGGACAGTGTCGTCTCCATCGACTTCAAGCTGCACCTGGGCGATGGACAGGTCATCGACGAGAGCGATGCCGGAGATCCGCTCGTCTACCTGCAGGGCCACGAGCAGCTGGTCCCCGGTCTGGAGAAGGCGCTCGAGGGCAAGGTGAAGGGTGATGCCTTCTCCGTCGTCGTCCCGCCCGAGGAGGGCTACGGCCCCTACGACGACGAGGGCATCGAAGTGGTTCCCCGGGACATGTTCCCGCCGGACCTGAAGCTCGAGGCCGGGGGCATCCTCACCGCCGAGGACCCGGACGGTGACGAGGTGGAGTTCCTCGTCAAGAGCGTGAACGAGAAGGAAGTGACGGTGGACTACAACCACCCGCTCGCCGGCAAGACGCTGCACTTCGACGGCAAGGTGACGGACGTTCGCGCCGCGTCGAAGGAAGAGCTGGAGCACGGCCACGCGCACGGGCCGGACGGTCACCACGACCACTGA
- a CDS encoding ribonuclease H-like domain-containing protein encodes MDLKRKLARLTGVGPGGKPASRGAATPPIAPEPRAEGVDAALPSGLPVVTEQRENGVDAAPPSGIPSVTNPRAEGVDAAPPTGLSAVIEPSPPAPEPPRPSDPRVESLRRMLADWSERQGQTSARRAATPARARPGPLPVAPQDTPHGTVHVSERVLSPDHHHGTAPVAGALDVEGALVARLALHEDLAGVDYQRMLFLDTETTGLAGGTGTVPFLVGLAWFEGRSLRVHQLFLRKLGEEAPMLRVLAERMAASSCLVTFNGKSFDWPLLRTRFVLNRVKTPAELPHLDLLHCARRVFKHRGAGTRLVHMEEHVLGHRRVDDVDGSLIPDLYFRYLRGGDGSALTPVLEHNANDLLLLAALLGEMVRRFRAGDGTDVPTGEDPRDLLGFAGVAFRAGDHARARAFAHAATRGSGAVGMEAHALASRLARMAGEPQAAAEHLHQALLSARGVQAATLHLELAKLYEHSLKDLAGALRHARLAAAAEAPEDHQRRLLRIEGRLERIARAHSLDLEARPPRSGA; translated from the coding sequence GTGGACCTCAAGCGAAAGCTGGCGCGGCTGACGGGCGTGGGCCCGGGTGGCAAGCCCGCGTCCCGAGGTGCCGCCACGCCTCCTATCGCGCCCGAGCCGCGCGCGGAAGGCGTCGATGCCGCGCTGCCCTCGGGCCTTCCCGTCGTCACCGAGCAGCGCGAGAACGGCGTCGACGCCGCTCCGCCCTCGGGCATTCCCTCCGTCACCAATCCGCGCGCGGAAGGGGTCGATGCCGCGCCGCCCACGGGCCTGTCCGCCGTCATCGAGCCGAGTCCGCCCGCGCCGGAGCCGCCGCGCCCTTCAGATCCTCGCGTCGAGTCCCTCCGTCGGATGCTCGCGGACTGGTCCGAGCGGCAAGGACAGACCTCCGCCCGCCGCGCCGCCACGCCCGCGCGTGCCCGCCCTGGCCCGCTTCCGGTAGCTCCCCAGGACACTCCCCACGGGACGGTCCACGTCTCCGAGCGTGTCCTGTCGCCGGACCACCATCACGGCACCGCACCCGTGGCCGGAGCTCTGGATGTAGAGGGCGCGCTCGTCGCGCGGCTCGCACTGCACGAAGACCTGGCGGGCGTGGACTACCAGCGGATGCTCTTCCTAGACACCGAGACCACGGGGCTCGCGGGAGGAACGGGCACCGTGCCCTTCCTCGTGGGCCTGGCCTGGTTCGAGGGCCGCTCGCTGCGAGTCCACCAGCTCTTCCTTCGCAAGCTGGGGGAGGAAGCCCCCATGCTTCGAGTCCTCGCCGAGCGCATGGCGGCGTCCTCATGCCTGGTCACGTTCAACGGCAAGAGCTTCGACTGGCCCCTGCTGCGCACGCGCTTCGTGCTCAACCGCGTCAAGACACCCGCCGAGCTGCCGCACCTGGACCTGCTGCACTGCGCCCGCCGCGTCTTCAAGCACCGGGGGGCAGGCACTCGGCTGGTGCACATGGAGGAGCACGTCCTCGGCCATCGCCGCGTCGATGACGTGGACGGCTCCCTGATTCCAGACCTGTACTTCCGCTACCTGCGAGGAGGGGACGGCTCGGCGTTGACGCCCGTGTTGGAGCACAACGCGAACGACCTGCTCCTCCTGGCCGCACTGCTCGGAGAGATGGTGCGCCGCTTCCGGGCGGGAGACGGCACCGACGTGCCCACGGGCGAGGACCCCAGGGACCTCCTGGGCTTCGCGGGGGTGGCGTTCCGGGCGGGGGACCATGCCCGGGCGCGGGCCTTCGCCCATGCGGCGACCCGAGGCTCCGGAGCAGTGGGGATGGAGGCCCATGCCCTGGCGTCACGGCTGGCCCGCATGGCCGGAGAACCCCAGGCCGCGGCCGAGCACCTGCACCAGGCGCTGCTCTCAGCCCGAGGTGTCCAGGCGGCGACGCTGCACCTGGAGCTGGCCAAGCTCTACGAGCATTCCCTCAAGGACCTCGCGGGCGCGCTGCGGCATGCCCGGCTCGCGGCGGCGGCGGAGGCCCCGGAGGACCACCAGCGCCGCCTGCTCCGCATCGAGGGCCGGCTGGAGCGGATCGCTCGCGCCCACTCGCTGGACCTGGAGGCCCGGCCTCCGCGTTCGGGCGCCTGA
- a CDS encoding DEAD/DEAH box helicase, whose product MKSEKEEGAFGGPRRTPWNAPRGLDSVLQQWRTDRALASCFSLDEASPARVGSFAPIPDEVAPQVREALRLRGVEQLFSHQAEAYRLARGGKNLVIATPTASGKSLCYNLPLLDRFAREPQARALYLFPTKALSRDQEESLRAFMREAGLTHGAITFDGDTPADARRAARERGGVLLTNPDMLHTGILPHHANWARLFSNLRFVVIDELHTYRGVFGSHLANVLRRLRRVARFHGSDPVFIAASATIGNPQAHARRMLGCDVELVSESGAPSGERRVMVFNPPVVNAELGIRASYLKTSVRLTADLVRAGVSTLLFGQSRNNIEVMLKYLRDRFVEEKLDPSLIQGYRGGYLPGTRRATEAALRAGEVRCVVATNALELGIDIGSLDAVVCAGYPGSVAALMQRFGRAGRRGAGSLALLVTSSAPLDQYLAADPRFLIGAPVEHARIDPDNVEILVQHLKCASFELPFEEGEPFGDVPAESTAEALGFLAQHEVVHPTAGEGGRRVFHWSSDAYPANHVSLRSVGWDNVVIIERGTDRTLAEMDFRSAHTMLHEQAIYQHEAEQYQVEHFDYENHKAFVRKVAPDYFTDAMTYVRVNVIQEDQGAPIGPALQAGMGEVSVIEKVVGYKKIKYHTHENVGYGEVALPEMQMHTTALWLTVPESVVRSMNAPRPAVIDALRGVATALRTVACVGLMIDPRDIGKTLGSRDDAEGPPRKDGGVGFDPTIFLYDNVPGGVGLAARLFDQRDELLVRARRLLESCACEEGCPACIGPASGVMPGQAPVDPHPRKRLGLEVLSALGVAGVQ is encoded by the coding sequence ATGAAGTCCGAGAAGGAAGAGGGGGCCTTTGGCGGCCCACGTCGTACGCCCTGGAATGCCCCTCGGGGACTGGACTCCGTGCTTCAGCAGTGGCGCACGGACCGGGCCTTGGCGTCGTGTTTCTCCCTCGACGAGGCGTCCCCCGCCCGCGTGGGCTCCTTCGCCCCCATCCCCGACGAGGTGGCCCCTCAGGTGCGCGAGGCCCTGCGCCTCCGGGGCGTCGAGCAGCTCTTCTCCCACCAGGCGGAGGCGTACCGTCTGGCTCGCGGGGGGAAGAACCTGGTCATCGCCACCCCCACCGCCTCGGGCAAGAGCCTTTGCTACAACCTTCCGCTGCTGGACCGCTTCGCGCGGGAGCCCCAGGCGCGGGCCCTGTACCTGTTTCCCACCAAGGCCCTGTCGAGAGACCAGGAAGAATCCCTGCGCGCTTTCATGCGCGAAGCCGGGCTGACTCATGGCGCCATCACCTTCGACGGAGACACTCCGGCGGATGCGCGGCGGGCCGCCCGTGAGCGCGGGGGCGTGCTGCTCACCAACCCGGACATGCTGCACACGGGCATCCTCCCGCATCACGCGAACTGGGCCCGCTTGTTCTCGAACCTGCGCTTCGTCGTCATCGACGAGCTGCACACGTATCGAGGCGTCTTCGGCTCACACCTGGCGAACGTCCTGCGCCGGCTGCGCCGCGTGGCGCGCTTCCATGGCTCGGACCCGGTGTTCATCGCGGCGTCGGCCACCATCGGCAATCCCCAGGCGCACGCGCGGCGGATGCTCGGCTGTGACGTCGAGCTCGTCTCGGAGAGCGGCGCGCCCTCCGGCGAGCGCCGGGTCATGGTGTTCAACCCGCCCGTGGTCAACGCGGAGCTGGGCATTCGCGCCAGCTACCTGAAGACGTCCGTGCGGCTGACGGCGGACCTGGTGCGCGCGGGCGTGTCCACGCTGCTGTTCGGCCAGTCGCGCAACAACATCGAGGTGATGCTCAAGTACCTGAGAGACCGCTTCGTCGAGGAGAAGCTCGACCCGTCGCTCATCCAGGGCTATCGCGGCGGCTATCTCCCGGGCACGCGCCGCGCGACGGAGGCCGCGTTGCGCGCGGGCGAGGTGCGCTGTGTCGTCGCCACCAACGCGTTGGAGCTCGGCATCGACATCGGCTCGTTGGACGCCGTGGTGTGCGCGGGATATCCGGGCTCGGTCGCGGCCCTCATGCAGCGGTTTGGTCGTGCGGGACGCCGGGGCGCGGGGAGCCTCGCGCTGCTCGTGACGTCGAGCGCGCCGCTGGACCAGTACCTCGCGGCGGACCCTCGCTTTCTCATCGGCGCTCCAGTGGAGCACGCGCGCATCGACCCGGACAACGTGGAGATTCTTGTTCAGCACCTCAAGTGCGCCTCCTTCGAGCTGCCGTTCGAAGAGGGTGAGCCCTTCGGAGACGTGCCGGCCGAGTCGACCGCGGAGGCGCTGGGGTTCCTCGCCCAGCACGAGGTGGTGCATCCCACGGCCGGGGAGGGGGGACGGCGCGTGTTCCACTGGTCCTCGGATGCGTACCCGGCCAATCACGTGTCACTGCGCAGCGTGGGCTGGGACAACGTCGTCATCATCGAGCGGGGCACGGACCGGACGCTGGCGGAGATGGACTTCCGCTCCGCGCACACGATGCTGCACGAGCAGGCCATCTACCAACACGAGGCCGAGCAGTATCAGGTCGAGCACTTCGACTATGAGAACCACAAGGCCTTCGTGCGCAAGGTGGCGCCGGACTACTTCACGGACGCGATGACCTACGTGCGCGTGAATGTCATCCAGGAGGACCAGGGCGCGCCCATCGGCCCGGCGCTCCAGGCCGGGATGGGCGAGGTGAGCGTCATCGAGAAGGTGGTGGGCTACAAGAAGATCAAGTACCACACGCACGAGAACGTCGGTTACGGCGAGGTGGCGCTGCCGGAGATGCAGATGCACACCACGGCGCTGTGGCTGACGGTTCCGGAGTCGGTGGTGCGCTCGATGAATGCGCCTCGCCCCGCGGTCATCGATGCGCTGCGCGGCGTGGCCACCGCGCTTCGGACGGTGGCGTGTGTGGGGTTGATGATCGACCCACGAGACATCGGCAAGACGTTGGGCAGCCGCGACGACGCGGAAGGCCCGCCTCGCAAGGATGGCGGCGTGGGGTTCGACCCCACCATCTTCCTCTACGACAACGTGCCCGGGGGCGTGGGACTGGCGGCTCGGCTCTTCGACCAGCGCGATGAGCTGCTCGTTCGTGCCCGGCGATTGCTGGAGTCGTGCGCGTGTGAGGAGGGCTGCCCCGCGTGCATCGGACCGGCGTCGGGCGTCATGCCCGGACAGGCGCCCGTGGACCCGCATCCGCGCAAGCGCCTCGGCCTGGAAGTCCTGTCCGCCCTGGGCGTCGCGGGTGTGCAGTAG
- a CDS encoding SLC13 family permease, which produces MALAIFLFTYVFIAGARLPYLKLDRPGGALLGAVLMVVLGVVTPAEVFNHSEDPARHAIDADTIVLLLGMMLLAAYLAQASFFRTAGAWAVRHAHTPRRLLLAVTFISAVLSAFLVNDTVCLMLAPLVLATVEDARLPPAPYLLAVCMGSNSGSVATFTGNPQNMLIQGASGISYASFAAYMALPALLSTAIVAGSLLFVFRKELSSARFDPHPPPPPVDRGLLAMTLVVMLGVVAAFFAGLPMSWSALAGAALVMALSRREPREALERVDWVLLLFFSSLFVVVYGVNKNGWAEDIRQVFAPLMMGSRLRESLGFAGLTLVASNLFSNVPFVMLARSWVPSLQDVELGWHVLALGSTLAGNLTLVGSVANLIVFEAARGKVDMTFMRYLRVGLPVTLLSFVAGLAVLYAEHALF; this is translated from the coding sequence GTGGCCCTCGCCATCTTCCTGTTCACCTACGTCTTCATCGCCGGTGCTCGCCTCCCCTACCTCAAGCTGGACCGCCCTGGGGGGGCGCTCCTGGGCGCCGTGCTCATGGTGGTCCTCGGCGTCGTCACCCCCGCCGAGGTCTTCAACCACAGCGAGGACCCGGCCCGGCACGCCATCGACGCGGACACCATCGTCCTGTTGCTGGGGATGATGTTGCTGGCGGCGTACCTCGCCCAGGCGTCCTTCTTCCGCACCGCGGGCGCCTGGGCGGTCCGGCACGCCCACACGCCGCGTCGCCTGCTCCTCGCGGTGACCTTCATCTCCGCGGTGCTGTCCGCCTTCCTCGTCAACGACACCGTGTGCCTGATGCTCGCGCCGCTGGTGCTCGCCACCGTGGAGGACGCCCGCCTGCCCCCCGCGCCCTACCTGCTCGCGGTGTGCATGGGGAGCAACAGCGGCTCGGTGGCCACCTTCACGGGCAACCCGCAGAACATGCTCATCCAAGGGGCGTCCGGCATCTCGTATGCCAGCTTCGCGGCGTACATGGCGCTGCCCGCGCTGCTCTCCACGGCCATCGTCGCGGGCTCGCTCCTGTTCGTCTTCCGCAAGGAGCTGTCCTCGGCGCGGTTCGACCCCCACCCGCCGCCTCCGCCCGTCGACCGGGGACTGCTGGCGATGACGCTCGTGGTGATGCTGGGCGTGGTCGCGGCCTTCTTCGCGGGCCTGCCGATGAGCTGGAGCGCGCTCGCGGGCGCGGCGCTCGTCATGGCGCTGTCCCGCAGGGAGCCTCGCGAGGCGCTGGAGCGCGTCGACTGGGTGCTGCTCCTGTTCTTCTCCAGCCTCTTCGTCGTGGTGTACGGCGTGAACAAGAACGGGTGGGCGGAGGACATCCGCCAGGTGTTCGCGCCGCTGATGATGGGCTCGAGGCTGCGCGAGAGCCTGGGCTTCGCGGGGCTGACGCTCGTGGCGTCCAACCTCTTCAGCAACGTGCCCTTCGTGATGCTCGCGCGCTCGTGGGTGCCCTCGCTCCAGGACGTGGAGCTGGGCTGGCACGTGCTCGCGCTGGGCTCCACGCTCGCCGGCAACCTCACGCTGGTGGGCAGCGTCGCCAACCTCATCGTCTTCGAGGCGGCCCGAGGCAAGGTGGACATGACCTTCATGCGCTACCTGCGCGTGGGGCTCCCCGTCACGCTCCTCAGCTTCGTCGCGGGGCTCGCCGTGCTCTACGCGGAGCACGCCCTCTTCTGA